AAGGAAGCCCATTTCACGTTCAAATGAATGTCCATATTCTTCTGCTTGTTCATGCGCTTTATCAACCGAAATGAATAATTCACCGATGTAAGCGTCAAATTCATCTAGCATTTCAGCCAGTTCAGGATTTTCTTCTAAGTCTTCTTGTGAAAATGAAAGACTTGATTCTGGTTTGTATTCTAAGCTGATAACATCTGTTGGACGGTCTGTGTCACGGTATTCCAAGTTCAACTCATGACTACGTTCATTTGTCACAAAAGTCACGGC
This sequence is a window from Streptococcus macedonicus ACA-DC 198. Protein-coding genes within it:
- a CDS encoding Metal-dependent hydrolase, translating into MYVEMIDETGQVSEAIKKQTLDLLQFAAEKTGKDNKEMAVTFVTNERSHELNLEYRDTDRPTDVISLEYKPESSLSFSQEDLEENPELAEMLDEFDAYIGELFISVDKAHEQAEEYGHSFEREMGFLAVHGFLHINGYDHYTPEEEKEMFTLQEEILTAYGLKRQ